TCACTAACTCCCAAAACGGAAATTTGCGGATTTGTTTCGATGGGCAAATCGGCAACCGGGAAACGTTGGTCAAAAAACATCTTCTTACTGATGAACTTTTCAGAGAAGATGAACTACTGCTTCACCTGTATCAACAGCACGGTGGTGAAATGTTTCAATACCTGGATGACGCTATCTTTGCCCTGGTGATTTCCGATGGCGAAGAATTATTTGCTGCCAGAGATTTATTGGGTATCAAAACACTTTTTTACGGTCGCCACAACAGTACGCTTTACCTGGCCTCCGAGCTAAAAAGTATCCTGGCTGTCACCCATACGGTTTATGAATTTCCAGCCGGTCATTATATGGATAGCCAGGGTCGGTTGACTCCTTTTGGCGACTTGCCGCGCACCCCGCCAGAGATTATGCAGATAGACCCGGACCAGATGGCGGCGGACGTGCGAGACATTATTCAGCGCAGTCTCCGCCAGCGGGTAGATTTTGTTCATCCAACCGGCGCGCTTCTGAGTGGGGGCATGGACAGCAGCGTGATTGCCTATTTGGCCAGCAAACTCTACCAACAGAAATTTGGGCCGCAAGCGAAATTAAAAACCTTTGCCATCGGGGTGGGTGAAAGCAGCGATATTCACAGCGCGCGGATAATGGCTGAACATATCAACTCTGATCATCATGAATTGATAGTGAACCTGGAGCAGGTTCTGGACGTGCTGCCTGAAGTTATTTACTATCTGGAGTCTTTTGACCCGTCGCTGGTGAGAAGTGCGGTGTCTAACTTTCTCATTTCGCAATACGCTCAGGCAGAGGGCATGGCGGTTCTGCTTTCCGGCGAGGGCGGCGACGAAATATTTGGCGGCTATGTCCATCTCAAAACCGTTCCGCCCAAAGAACTTTTTACGCGACAGGTAGAGTGTCTCAGTTTGTTGCACAACAACGCTTCTTTAAGATTGGATCGCATGAATCAATGTCACTCGGTGCGGGTGGTTGCGCCCCTGATTTCCGGCGAACTGCTTGATTATGCCTTGCGTATCCCGGCCGAATATAAAGTCAGGCCCAATGGCGAACAGAAAATTGAAAAATGGCTCTTTAGAAAAGCATTTGCAGAGCTATTGCCAGAAGCCATTACCTGGCGTCTCAAGCAGGAGTTTTCGCAGGGCAGCGGCTCGGCGGGCCTGCTCCCGGCTCACTTTGAAAAAGTTATCAGCGATGAAGCATTTACCCAGGCGCAAGAAAAATATCCCCTCATTCGCAGCAAAGAAGAGCTTTATTACTTTCAAATTTTTGTGGAGCATTTTGGAGACGGCCTGGCCGTAGATACGGTTGGCCAATGGCTTGCAATATGAATGGATTTTGGGATTAGGCAGGAGAGATAAGTCCCTCTGGCGACCGGTTTGATTTTATTCGATAAGGTGTTACAATAACCTGACGGAGAGATAAGGTAATCATGGAAAATAAAAAATTTTTACAGAAAATTGAGACGATGCGCGGTGAAGGCAATCCAATAGATTTACATGGAGTCGATTTGAGTCAGGCCGATCTGAATGGCGTTGACCTGAGTGAAATCAACTTAACCGGGGCCACCCTGAGCGGAGCCGAACTGATGGGGGCCAACCTGATGGGGGCTAACTTAAGTAAGGCTAACCTGAGCGGGGCCAAATTGAATGGGGCCAAACTGAATGGGGCTAACTTGAGTAAGGCCAACCTGAGTAGCGCGCATTTAAAATGGGTTGACCTCAGTGAAGCGAACCTGGACCAGGCCGATTTGAGCGAAGTGAATTTGCACAAGGCCAATCTGAGCGAAACCGACTTAATAAACGCCAATCTGAGGGGGGCCGATCTGAATGAGGCTGATTTGAGCCAGGCCAATCTCATGCGAGCTAACCTGAGTGGGGCCAACTTGAGCGGAGCTAATTTGAACAGGTGTAACCTGAGCGTGGTTGACCTGAGTGAGACAAACTTGAGTCAGGCCGACTTGAGCGGCTCCAGCCTGGCCTGGACTACCCTGAATGGGGCAGACCTGAACCAGACCGATTTGAGCGGCTCCAATCTAAATTGGGCCACCTTAAACGAGGTTGATTTGCAGGAGGTTGATCTGAGTAAGGCCATCTACAATGACCAGACAGAATGGCCCGACGATTTCAGCGACCAAAGTCACGGGGCTATCCTCATCCAAAAACCTCAATAGAGATTGGGCAGGCTAGAGTGAGGCCAGGTACTGCTCTATCTTAGTTACCATTGTCGCCGGGAGCGGCGCAGGCTGGTGATTGGCTAAAATATCTTTGACCACATCGGTTAATAAATCAGGTAAGTTTTTTTCAAGATTAGCCCCTCGTTCAAAATATTTTGGCGGTATCCACAAAGCCTGCCGGAAATGCTGATAGGTATGCGGGTGAGCCGGGTAATTATCCGCGCTGCCCCTTTCTCTGGCGACATCATCAATCACCGGCCCGGCCAGACTCTCTTCGGTGAGGTCAAGCGGCCTGAGCAACTTTCTGGCCCGCTCCACCATCATTTGGGTTAAAACCAGCATGCGCGGGTCGTACAGGTAGCCCCGTTTTAGATAGCCCATATCATGAACCAGAGTTGCGCCTGTTTGCAGGGCCAGCAAGATGCTTTCATAAGCTTCCATCCCCGCCTGAAAATTGGGTTCAACCGCATCGCTGCCCCCGGCAAAGCCCCAATTGGGTAAACCGTAAAATTGGCCCAGCCCGGCGTACATAGCCACCGTGCGCGCCCATTCCGGCGCGCCGTAACACACGGCAAACGTGCGCATATCCATAGCGGAAGAATTGGCCCCGCTCACTAACCGGGCGTGTTCGTTTTTAAGCGTGGCCACCACCATGCCCGCCAAAAATTCCGCATTGCCCTGATTGACCGCCCCTTCGCTGGTGATGGGCGCGGTAGCCCCGCTGTTTGCGCCGGCGGCATACAGGCAGGGATATTCCCTTTCCGCCAAAAACAACAATTTATCCGTCACATCCTCAACCATCCGCAGGGGGGAAAGCGGTTCGATATAAGCCACAATACTTGGTTTTTCTCTCAATTGCTCTTCGCCGCCGGCCACCATGGCCGCCAGGTGATAGGTTTGGACCACGTCTTCAAGCGAGGCAAAAGTGGCCACCGTGGGTTTGGCCGTATGCCGGATCATTTCAGCGTACACGGTAGGATAAAGGTGCTCAAGGTCTTGTGGCAGGGCCATGGTCATCATAAAATCAAAACCTACGGCGTCGGCCACGGTAACATTTGTGGCCACGTCGGCCAGGGTTGCGGCTCTAAATTCGCCTGTCTCCATATCTCTGATTTCCAGCGCATCCGACCCCGGCCCAAAACTTGTTTGGCCATGTTTTAAAATAATTGATGGCTCGCCATCTCTGGTGAAGAGTTGTATCTCTTCCGAAGAGGCCCGCGCCTTTTCCAGCGCCGCCTCAACCATGTGCGGGAAGATTAAAATGCGACCCTCATCATCCTGGCTTGCGCCGGCCGCCAGCAATAGCTCCGCCGCTTCCTGATGTTCCACTTTAACGCCGGTGTGCTGCAGCACGGCTAACGAAGCGGCGTGAAGCCTGGCCGCTTCTGGGGGGCTTAAATAGGGAGTGAATGTCATTTGTCTTTCTCCTTTATAAAGATAGTAAACAATAAGCAGTGACACCCTGACCACTGATTATAGGGAAGCAAGGTATCGCTCTATTTGTGCCGTCATCGCGGGAGAGAGGGGCGCGGGCGTATGATTGGCCAATATCTCTTTTACCTCATCGGTTAACAAATCCGGTAAATCTCTTTCATGGTCAAGCCCTCGTTCAAAATATTTTGGCGCAGCCCACAAAACATGGCTAAAATGCTGATAGGTGTGGGGATGGGCCGGATAGTTATCCACGCCGTCCTTTTCTCTGGCTACATCATTAATGACCCGTCCGGCCAAACCCTCTTCGGTCAAATCGAACGACTTGAGCAAGCTTCTGGCCCGCTCAACCATCATTTGGCTTAAAACCAGCATCCGGGCGTCATAAAGATAACCCCGTTTTAGATAGCCCATATCGTGTACCAGGGTCGACTCTGTTTGCAGGGCCAGCAGGATGCTTTCATAGGCTTCCAGCCCGGCCTGAAAATTGGGTTCAACCGCGTCGCTGCCCCCGGCAAAGCCCCAACTGGGCAAATTATAAAATTTCCCCAACCCGGCATACAGGGCCACCGTGCGCGCCCATTCCGGCGCGCCGTAACACACCGCCGACGTCCGCATATCCATGGCCGAAGAATTGGCCCCACTGACCAACCGCGCCCCCTCATTCTTTAAGGTGGCTACCACCAGGCCTGCCAAAAATTCCGCGTTGCCCTGATTGACCGCCCCTTCGATGGTGATGGGCGCGGTGGCGCCGCAATTGGCGCCGGCGGCAAACAGGCAGGGATACCCCTTTTCCGCCAAAAATAGCAATTTGGTGGTGCCCTCTCTATCCAGATAGAGGGGAGAGATGGGGTCAACGTATCCCAGGAGAGTTGGTTTTTGGCGCAGGCATTTTTCGCCCCCGGCCACCAGCGCGGCGATGTGGTAGGTTTGGGTCAGGGCTTTAAACGAAGCAAACGTGACCACGGTGGGTTTACGGGTATGCCGGATCATGTAAAAATACACGGTGGGGTAAACGTGGTCAATATCCCTGGGCAGGGCCATGCTCATCATAAAATCAAAACCCAGGGCATCGGCGATGGTGACATTGGCGGCCACGTCGGCCAGCGTTGCGGCTCTAAATTCGCCGGTATCAAGGTCTCTAATTTCCAGCGCATCCGACCCCGGCCCAAAATAGGTTTCTCCATTTTTTAACAAAATCGCCGGTTCGCCATCCCGCGTAAACAGTTGAATCTTTGCCGACGATGCCCGCGCTTTTTCCAACGCTTCCTCAACCATCAAGGCGGGGATAAGCAGACGACCCTCATCATCTTTGCTTGCGCCGGCGTCCAGCAACAGGGCGATGGCTTCTTCATGGTCTACCTTAACCCCCGTGCGGGCCAAAACCTTTAACGAAGCGGCATGAATTTTTGCGGCCTCTTTTTGCGTTAAATGAGGGGTGAATATCATTTTGGCCTGCGTTTATTCAGCGGGCAACACTGCCCAACCTGGCCGAGATTTCGTTGGCAATTTGTTGCACCGGCGCTATTAGCGGTTCAATTTTACCCGGCCCAATGCGATAGGTGGGGCCGGATACCGTTACCGCGGCCACAACTCGCTCGCTGTGGTCAAAAATGGGCGCAGCTACCGCGCTCAGGTCGGTTTGATGCTCCTCGTGGGTTATCGCGTAACCTTGCGCGTAAATTTTTGCCAGGGCTTGCCTCAACACGTCAAAATCAATAATCGTCTTGTCGGTAAAGCGGGTTAACGGATTTGGTAAAATTTGTTGTTGCGCTTCGGGGGGCAAATAGGCCAGCAAAACCTTACCGGCTGCTGTACAATGGCACGGCGTGCGGCGGCCAATCCGGCCTACGTAACGGATGGGTCTGGGGCTGGCAGCGCCATCAATGTTCATACACTCATTGCCGCTCAATACTACAATGTTGACCGTCTCCTGGGTTACTTCGGCCAATTGGCTCAAATAGGGCGCGGCCACCTCTCGCAGGTCAATCTGCTCCAGCGCAATGCCGGCCAGCGTGACCAACTGCAACCCCAAACGGTATTTTTCAGTTACGGGATTTTTTTCCACAAACCCTTCTTGCTCCAGGGTTGAAAGCAGCCGGGAGACCGTGCTCTTGTGCAGGGCCAGTTGTTTGCTGATATGCGTCACGCCCAATTCCGTATCCTCCCTGGTAAAGCACCGCAGAATAGCCAGGGCGCGCTGCACCGATTGAATAGTAGCGTGAGGGGATTGTTTGGGTAGAGACGACACGATTGCCTCTTTTCGTGGTGGCGCAAACACTGAGGATGGATAATTAATTTTACCTCGTGGTCTCAACTTTGACAACATCACACAACAGGGCTTTGTACACCGGAAAGCCGGAGAGAGGGTCGCGATTGTCAAAATCGGTCAACTCATTGACGTTGGCCTGTTGCCAGGCCAGCGGCCCCAGCGGGCCGCCTCCGCCCATGTTCGCTTCCACCACGCCCGGTACAATGTCTTCGGTAACGCGGGCGCGAAACGTCACCCGGCCGCGCGGCGAAATGACAAATACTTCATCTCCATCGGCAATGCCGCGTTTTTGGGCGTCCTGCCGGTGAAGGTGGACCAGCGGTTCCGGTTGCCGGGCCACCAGCGAGGGAATGTTGTGATGTTGCGAGCGGAAGGCAAATTGCGTGCGCGCCCCGGAGTTAAAAACCAGGGGATAGTGTTGGGCCAGGGCCGGGGCTGCCAGCGGCCCTTCAACCGGCTCGGTGTAGACCGGCAGCGGCTCGTAGCCGTGTTGGCGCAACCATTCGGAAGTTATTTCAAACTTTCCGGTGGGTGTATTAAAACCGGGCCGGCCGTCGTCGCGGAGCTGGCCGGTTTCATACTTGCGATAGGTCATTAGCGGACGAGGATAGGATATGCCTTCCGGGTGGGCGCGAAGTTGAGCCAGAGTGACCCCGGTATTGCGCAGCATATATTCTACCATTTCTGTTTCGGTTTGGGGCCAGCGGTCGCCATAACCCAGGCGTTGGGCCAACTCTGCGAAAATGAGATAATCATTCCGGGCCTCGCCCAGCGGTTCAATGACTCGCTGGCGCAGTTGGAGGTAGCCGTCATAAATCATCACCGATTCCATTTCAAACATAGTGGTCGCGGGCAGCAGCAGGTGAGCATACAATCCATCGGCGGTGGGGAAGCGGTTGATGACCACCAGAAAGTCAAGCGCGGCCAGGGCTTGCCGCCACAAGTCGGGATTGGGCCACGAGGTAATCAACGAAGCGCCACTGATAATCAGCGCCCGCAGGGGATAAGGTTTGTTTTCCAGGATGGCCCGGGGCAGCAGGGCGGCGTGGGCTTCCTGGCGGGTTTCGTAGTAAAGGGGATACTCGTCGGCCCCAATGGGCTTGGGCGCATCTTCCGGCGAAGGCGGATCGGTTAGCAAACGATTAAGCTGCAAGCGGTTACGCATTTTGAATAATTTGCCGCCGGGCACGTCCAGATGGCCGGCCAGGGCCTGCAAAATCCACAGGGCGCGAATGGCCTGCACCCCACTGTTGGAATACTCCAGCCCGCTGTAGGTTAAAATAGAACAGCCTTGCGCCTGCGCCAGGGCTACGGCTAAATCAACCATACGCTCGGCCGGAACGCCGGTAATCTGTTCGACCCGTGCCGGGCTAAAATTTTGCACATAGGCCCGCAGCGCGTCAAAGCCGTGGGTCCAGCTTTCAACAAAGTGATGGTCGTAAAGATTTTTTTTGAGCAAAACGTGGATGACCCCCAGGGCCAGCGCGCCGTCGGTGCCCGGCCGGACGCCGACCCATTCCGCATCAAGCGCCCGGGCTGATTCGCTGCGGCGATGGTCAATCACAATCACGCGCGCCCCTCGTTTTTGGGCCATTCTGATGCGGCGCACGTTAATGGGCGGGGAGTCGGTGGCCGGATTTTCGCCCCACACCAAAATTAAATCGGCGTGGTCAATATCTTCTTCAACGTTGCGGATGTAATCGCCAAAACAGGCCCGCGACGCCAGCATGCCATACGAGGCGTAACACAACGACCCCACCCCGGTGGTATTGGGCGAGCCAAAGGGAAACAGCACCGCATTGGCCGACGACTCGGCGGTGCCGTTGGGGGCAAACATTTCGTTAAGGCCAAATTCAAAATTACCCCGGCCCGTGTAAATGCAAATAGCCTCCGGCCCGTATTTCCGGGCAATTTGTTGCAGGTTATCAACAATCTGCGTATACGCCTCGCCCCAGGTGATACGCTCAAAGTTACGGCGCGTTTTGTTTCGTCGCTGCGGGTAGAGCAGTCTATCTTTGGAATAAACAATTTCCCCGGCCCGCATCCCGCGCGGGCAAACAATGCCCTGGGGATGATTTTTTAATGGCGATAGGCGTTCAATTCGACCATCCACCAGGTGGATATTAACGCCACAGCCCGCCGGGCAAATGCCGCACATGCCGGGCACAATTTGAACTTGTTTAGCATTTGAGATTTTTTTAGAAATTGTTGCTTGTTGTTGCATGCCAACCTATCTACAACCACCGTTCTATAATTTCAAAATAGCCTCAATTTCGCTTTCAACCGAAGCCGGTAAAGCATCAGGGCAGTGCTCATCCATCAACGCAATCGTTTTATCGCGCAAGGCTACATTGATATCGTTTGCTCCCTGTTTTTCCCAGGCGTCCAGGCGCTGGCGATTAAAGAGTTGGGGCAGCCATAATTCGCGCCAGTGGGCAAAGGTATGGTCGTGATTGATAAATTGCCCGCCTGGCCCCACCTCATTAATCACCTCAACGGCCAGGGCTTCATCATCAAGACTCACGCCGGCCGCAAACGACCGGGTCATAGAGATGATTTCATTGGTCAACACCATCATTTCCGGCGAGCCGGTCAGCCCGCTTTCCAGATAGCCAACATCGTGGTTGAGATTGGTTTTGGCCAGCAAGGCCACCAGCACCGCAAATTGGGCGTCGGCCGCGGCCTGGGCGTCAACCACTTTGCTATCGCTGTGGCCGGCATAGCCCCACACCGGCAGGCCGTAAAAGCGGCCCATCTCGGCGGCCATCACCCGGGCCAGTTGAAACTCCGGCGCGCCGTACACGCTGACCATCTCTTTCATATCCATGTGATGCACGCCGTGGCCGTACAGAAACGGCGCGCCGGGATTTTTGAGTTGGTG
This genomic interval from Anaerolineae bacterium contains the following:
- a CDS encoding pentapeptide repeat-containing protein produces the protein MENKKFLQKIETMRGEGNPIDLHGVDLSQADLNGVDLSEINLTGATLSGAELMGANLMGANLSKANLSGAKLNGAKLNGANLSKANLSSAHLKWVDLSEANLDQADLSEVNLHKANLSETDLINANLRGADLNEADLSQANLMRANLSGANLSGANLNRCNLSVVDLSETNLSQADLSGSSLAWTTLNGADLNQTDLSGSNLNWATLNEVDLQEVDLSKAIYNDQTEWPDDFSDQSHGAILIQKPQ
- a CDS encoding IclR family transcriptional regulator, whose protein sequence is MSSLPKQSPHATIQSVQRALAILRCFTREDTELGVTHISKQLALHKSTVSRLLSTLEQEGFVEKNPVTEKYRLGLQLVTLAGIALEQIDLREVAAPYLSQLAEVTQETVNIVVLSGNECMNIDGAASPRPIRYVGRIGRRTPCHCTAAGKVLLAYLPPEAQQQILPNPLTRFTDKTIIDFDVLRQALAKIYAQGYAITHEEHQTDLSAVAAPIFDHSERVVAAVTVSGPTYRIGPGKIEPLIAPVQQIANEISARLGSVAR
- a CDS encoding molybdopterin-dependent oxidoreductase, with amino-acid sequence MQQQATISKKISNAKQVQIVPGMCGICPAGCGVNIHLVDGRIERLSPLKNHPQGIVCPRGMRAGEIVYSKDRLLYPQRRNKTRRNFERITWGEAYTQIVDNLQQIARKYGPEAICIYTGRGNFEFGLNEMFAPNGTAESSANAVLFPFGSPNTTGVGSLCYASYGMLASRACFGDYIRNVEEDIDHADLILVWGENPATDSPPINVRRIRMAQKRGARVIVIDHRRSESARALDAEWVGVRPGTDGALALGVIHVLLKKNLYDHHFVESWTHGFDALRAYVQNFSPARVEQITGVPAERMVDLAVALAQAQGCSILTYSGLEYSNSGVQAIRALWILQALAGHLDVPGGKLFKMRNRLQLNRLLTDPPSPEDAPKPIGADEYPLYYETRQEAHAALLPRAILENKPYPLRALIISGASLITSWPNPDLWRQALAALDFLVVINRFPTADGLYAHLLLPATTMFEMESVMIYDGYLQLRQRVIEPLGEARNDYLIFAELAQRLGYGDRWPQTETEMVEYMLRNTGVTLAQLRAHPEGISYPRPLMTYRKYETGQLRDDGRPGFNTPTGKFEITSEWLRQHGYEPLPVYTEPVEGPLAAPALAQHYPLVFNSGARTQFAFRSQHHNIPSLVARQPEPLVHLHRQDAQKRGIADGDEVFVISPRGRVTFRARVTEDIVPGVVEANMGGGGPLGPLAWQQANVNELTDFDNRDPLSGFPVYKALLCDVVKVETTR
- a CDS encoding trimethylamine methyltransferase family protein, whose product is MIFTPHLTQKEAAKIHAASLKVLARTGVKVDHEEAIALLLDAGASKDDEGRLLIPALMVEEALEKARASSAKIQLFTRDGEPAILLKNGETYFGPGSDALEIRDLDTGEFRAATLADVAANVTIADALGFDFMMSMALPRDIDHVYPTVYFYMIRHTRKPTVVTFASFKALTQTYHIAALVAGGEKCLRQKPTLLGYVDPISPLYLDREGTTKLLFLAEKGYPCLFAAGANCGATAPITIEGAVNQGNAEFLAGLVVATLKNEGARLVSGANSSAMDMRTSAVCYGAPEWARTVALYAGLGKFYNLPSWGFAGGSDAVEPNFQAGLEAYESILLALQTESTLVHDMGYLKRGYLYDARMLVLSQMMVERARSLLKSFDLTEEGLAGRVINDVAREKDGVDNYPAHPHTYQHFSHVLWAAPKYFERGLDHERDLPDLLTDEVKEILANHTPAPLSPAMTAQIERYLASL
- a CDS encoding trimethylamine methyltransferase family protein encodes the protein MTFTPYLSPPEAARLHAASLAVLQHTGVKVEHQEAAELLLAAGASQDDEGRILIFPHMVEAALEKARASSEEIQLFTRDGEPSIILKHGQTSFGPGSDALEIRDMETGEFRAATLADVATNVTVADAVGFDFMMTMALPQDLEHLYPTVYAEMIRHTAKPTVATFASLEDVVQTYHLAAMVAGGEEQLREKPSIVAYIEPLSPLRMVEDVTDKLLFLAEREYPCLYAAGANSGATAPITSEGAVNQGNAEFLAGMVVATLKNEHARLVSGANSSAMDMRTFAVCYGAPEWARTVAMYAGLGQFYGLPNWGFAGGSDAVEPNFQAGMEAYESILLALQTGATLVHDMGYLKRGYLYDPRMLVLTQMMVERARKLLRPLDLTEESLAGPVIDDVARERGSADNYPAHPHTYQHFRQALWIPPKYFERGANLEKNLPDLLTDVVKDILANHQPAPLPATMVTKIEQYLASL